In Marinilabiliales bacterium, the genomic stretch GCTTGATATAATACTTATTATGCAATTTTATTATACTATTTTTGTATCCAGATCAGTTAGAAATTTGAACTCTCAAAACTAACCAATAAAATCAATTTGGAGTCAGATGGCCGGTAATTTAAAGTCCCTTTTTATTCATTCTAAACGGATTTTCCCGGTAATTCTTGTTTTCTGTTCACTTTTTATGGTCTCTCCCCTGCAAGCAGTCAGTGATGGCGCATACAGGCTTCGTACAGTAGTGATTGATCCGGGGCACGGAGGAAGGGATCCGGGGGCTTTGGGAAGACGAAGCAGGGAGAAGGACATAGTACTCGCTGTCTCGTTGAAACTTGGCGAGTATATCAACCAGCATCTTCCCGATGTCAATGTAATATATACAAGGTCGACAGATGAGTTTGTCGAGCTTCACAGGCGTGCGGAGATAGCGAACAGGAACAATGCCGACCTGTTCATATCGATACATGCAAACGCCAATACCAACCGGACCGTCAGGGGAACGGACACATTTGTGATGGGACATCACACATCAAAGGAGAATCTGGAGGTAGCGATGAAGGAAAATGCCGCTATCCTGCTGGAGGATGATTACGATGAACAATATGAGGGGTTCGATCCCAATTCGTCCGAATCATATATTATCTTCTCTTTAATGCAAAACACTTATCTTTCACAGAGTCTGGACTTTGCATCTTATGTTCAGGGTCAGTTCAGGGAAAGGGTAGGAAGGGTTGACAGGGGAGTCCGGCAGGCGGGTTTTCTGGTGCTCTGGCAGACAACCATGCCGAGTGTGCTGATTGAAGTTGGGTTTATAAGCAATGAAGAGGAGGAGAGGTTCCTGATGTCGGAGCAGGGCCAGGCATATATAGCATCTGCAATTTTCAGGGCATTCAGGGATTACAAGGTATCGATAGAGAGAAAGAGCGATGCCCTCTATGCAGCAGGTGGGGGAAACATTAACAGGAATGGCAGGAGGGACAGCAGGGTTGCAGGCGCCGCTTCTGGTAATTCAGGAACCGTGGCGGAAAACAGTGCAGATATCGCATCTGTTGACAGTGAACAAGAGGCAAAAGAGATGGAGAGACAGGAAACTGTGCCGAAGACCGGTGAAGGTGATGAGGTGGTTTTCAAGGTTCAGGTAGGCTCATCCAGGAATAAGATACCACTTGATTCCGATTTTTTTGGGGGAATTGAAGATGTTGAGGTATTTGAATCCGGCGGTTTGTTCAGATATGTTGTCGGGGCTTCTGCAACTCTTGAAGATGCTGCGGAACTTAGAACAAAGCTGCAACAGATCTTTCCTGACGCCTTCATCGTTGCAGTTAGCGAAGGACGGCTGGTATCACTGCAGGAAGTTTTGAACAGAGATTGAAACTATACGTGGCAAATATCTTCCCGTACCGGGAATTGTTACCCACCAAAACTAAAAGAAAATTATCAGATGACGGTAAAGTTAAGCAAAGAAGCAAAGGTCGGGTTATTGGTAATCATAACCCTGGCGTTCTTCATCTGGGGATACGGGTTCCTTAAGGGTAAGAATGTGTTTTCACCCACCAATGACTATTATGCATTATATGACCGTGTCGGGGGACTAATGGAGTCGGGGCATGTCATGCTTAGCGGTCACAGGGTTGGTTATGTTGATGACATAAGATTTACCGGCGGACAGAGATATTTGCAGGTAAGGTTGTCGATCGACCGGAAGATAGAACTGCCTGAGGGCACGGTTGCCAGAATTATCAATTCAGATTTCATGGGCACCAAGGCAGTTGACCTTATCATGGGAGAATCTTCTGAGAGGCACAATCCCGGTGATACCCTCAGGTCGGAGGTAGAGCCCGACCTTGTGGAGGGACTTCTGCGGCAGGTAGAGCCGGTGCGCGACAAAGCTGAAAGCATGCTGGCATCGGTTGATTCGGTTTTTGTCATTATGAGGTCAATTCTGGATAAGGATGTACAGGAAAGTATTTCAGAAGGTGTAATAAATGCAGGAGATGCAATTGCAGGACTGAAAAGGTCGGTAAGTACCCTGGAGGGCATGCTGACAGATCAGGAGAACCGTTTCGGCAATATCATGTCCAACCTTGAATATATCTCCGATAATTTTGTCTCTGTTTCCGATTCTCTGGCCCAGTCAGATCTTTTGACAGCTGTAAGCAATGTGAACAATGTTTTGGAGGAGCTCAACCACGTAATGAAAAGGCTGAACCGCGGTGAAGGGACAGCAGGTAAGCTTCTGGCAGATGAGGAGTTGTACAACAATCTGGAAAGTGCAGCCAGGAATCTGGACCAGCTGGTCATTGACCTGAGGGAGCATCCGGGAAGGTATGTCCACTTTTCTATTTTTGGCCGGAAACGCGAATAAAGAGCTTTTCTATTTTGACAAATGGCCGTTTTAAATTGATTAAATAATCAATTTTTTTTCTTCCGGTTAAGAGTAACATTAGTTAACAGCGAGTAAAGTTGTAGTTAACAATTTATTAACACGGATTTGGTTTAATGATATGATAATAAGACTATTAAAAGTTTTTTCATTTTTTTCCCTCTTTTAAGGCTTTGTTAATAAAACCATTGTTTTATTTTCCACAATGTCAATACCCGGAGCAATTTTTTTTTAATCATTTTTTTAACAAAATTGCTTCAGCGTAAAAAAAGTTATAATTTATTCAAAGATTTAGTGTTTAAATGGATAGTAATCACGTTGCGATCTGGAATAATTGTCTCAAGGTAATCAGGGATAATGTGCCCTCAATAAGTTTCAGGACATGGTTTGAGCCTATTGTACCCCTGAAAATTGACCACAATGTATTGACGATACAGGTTCCCAGCCCCTTTTTCTACGAATACCTGGAAGAACAGTACATCGATATACTCAGCAAAACACTGAGGAAAGAGCTGGGTAATGATGCCAAGCTTGAATATAACGTTGTGATGGAGAACAACGGTTTCTCCGATATCAAGCCGTATACGGTGAGGTTCCCCGGCAGATCGAAGTCCGAGCCACGAAACAAGCCCGTTACAATCCCGCTCGATGACGGTGAGAATACCATTAAGAACCCGTTTATAATACCCGGCATTAAGAAACTCCATGTTGATCCTCAGCTATGCCCTGATAAGACTTTTTCCAATTTTGTCGAAGGTGACTGCAACCGTCTTGCACGTTCGGCCGGACTTGCTGTTGCAGCCAAACCCGGCGGGACGGCTTTCAATCCCCTCTTCCTTTACAGTGACAACGGCCTTGGTAAAACTCACCTGGCACAGGCTGTTGGCATAGAGGTCAAAGAGAAGTTTCCTGATAAAACCGTTCTGTACGTAGATGCGAACAAATTTTCCAACCAGTTTGTAGAAGCTATAAGAAACAATAACAGGAACGATTTCCTGCATTTCTACCAGATGATCGATGTGCTGATAATTGATGACGTGCACGATTTTGCCGGAAAAGAGAAAACGCAGGACATTTTCTTCCATATATTCAACCATCTTCACCAGTCCGGCAAACAGCTCATACTGACATCTGACAAACCTCCCGTGGAGCTTCAGGGGATGGAGCAGCGGCTGCTGTCAAGGTTCAAGTGGGGGTTATCGGCCGATATGCAGTCACCCGGTTTTGAAACCAGGATCGCCATCCTGAAGCAGAAGGTTTATAACGACGGCATAGATATCCCGGAAGATGTGATAGAGACACTTGCAACGCATATAACAACCAATATCAGGGAGCTTGAGGGAGCGCTGATCAACCTTCTGGCCCAGTCCACCCTTAACAGGCGTGAAATAAACAATGAACTCGCCAGGCAGGTGATCGACAGGCTTGTCAGGAACAGCAAGCGTGAGATATCCATTCAGTATATTCAGAAAGTGGTCTGCGACTATTTCAATATTCAACTTGATCAACTGCAGGTGAAGACCAGGAAGCGGGAGATAGTCCAGGCCCGCCAGGTTGCCATGTTCTTCTCAAAGAGCCTGACCAAATCGTCACTGGCAACGATAGGATCGCAGATCGGGGGTAAGGATCATGCAACAGTCCTGCATGCCTGCAAGACGGTTAATAACCTTATGGAAACCGACAAGCGCTTCATGCATTGCATACAGGAGATAGAGAAAAAGCTGAAAGTCTGAATATAGCGTCTGCTTCACCGTTATTCCTTTTATTACCCTGACCCGTGATGAATTTTAAATCATTTCAGCAGGGTTCTTCTTTTTTGCAGGAATTAGCAGCGCTGTGTCTCCGTAACTCAGGAACCTGAAATTATTGTTCAGTGCATATTCATACACCCTTCGCCAATCATTTCCTATGAATGCGGCTACAAGTAACAGCAGCGTGCTGCCCGGCTGGTGAAAATTGGTCATCATCCTGTCCGTTAACCTGAACCGGTAGCCCGGAACTATCATAAGTTCCGTTCTTGCTTTAAGGAGGTCATTACCCTCATTTGCCATTTTATTCAGCAGGGCATTCATTGCTTCGGTTACAGTAACATCACCGGGCAGGTCAAGATACTCCCACTGTCCGAGGCTGATATCGTCGGCTTCGGAGGGACCGTGGTTACACCGGGGTTCTATATTTGTTTTGCTATTATGTAAGCATTTGACGCCCAGCCAGTAAAGACTCTCCAGTGTCCGGACGGTGGTAGTGCCGACAGCGGTGACTGCTCCATGGTTCTGTAATATCCGGCGTATTATCTCACCTGAAGCGGTAAAATGCTCTTCATGCATAGTATGCCCCTCTGCAGTGGGGGATTTGACAGGTGCAAAGGTGCCTGCTCCCACATGGAGGGTTATCTCACCGGTGGCAGAACCGGATCTCCTGATCTCATCAAGGATCTCTCCGGTAAAATGGAGGCCTGCAGTAGGTGCAGCCACTGAGCCCTCATGCCTGGAATAGACTGTCTGGTACCAGTTTTTGTCGCCTGCTTCAGAATCGCGTCCCAGGTAGGGCGGTACCGGGGTCAGTCCGGCTCCGTCTATAATTGCCCCGAATCCCAGGGCTTCAGGCTTCCACCTGAACTCTATTTCCTGCCAGCCTCCATGGTCTTTCACCATTAAGGCTTTTAGCACCGCTGCCGCTCCCTCAATAATTACCTCTTTTTCCAGGTGGCCACCCTTCCATCTCTTTTTGTTTCCAATCATACATTTCCACCGGCACCCCGGCCCTGCCAGGAATGCTTCTGTGTATAGGGAGGGCTCCAGGGGTTCGAGCAGGAATATTTCTATTCTTGAGCCTGTCGATTTGTACATGATTATCCTGGCCTGTATTACCCGCGTATTGTTAAACACCATTAAGCCGCCATTCTTTGCAAGTTTTGCTATCCCGCGGAAAGGCAGGTGGGTAATTGCGCCGTTGTCATACAGCAACAGCCTTGAGGCTGACCTGTCCTTCAAAGGGTATTTGGCGATCCTTGCAGCGGGAAGATCGTAGGTGTAATCCTCCATTCTGATATCTCCGGGAGAAAGGTGCATGAATCATCACTCAGTTTAGTCCGGCGAAATTAACTATTTTTGTACCATAATCTGAACAAAATCTGCTGAAATATGATAAGCGAAGGCGACAGGGTGAAATTCCTTAACGACACAGGTGGTGGGGTGGTAATCAGCCTGGACGATCCGAAGATGGCCATTGTGCTGATTGATGAAGGATTTGAGGTCCCTGTTCCCGTGTCGGAGTTAATTCCTGTACCCGGCGAATCTTCGGGAAAGTACAGCAGTCAAAACACCGGCCCGGGTACCGGTTCCCGTTCCGGCAAAGGTATTCCTGCCAGGGATGCTTTTGATGTGGACGGCGATCAGTATGATGAGGACGAGGAAGATAAGGTTGATGAGGTAATTCAAGCGGCGCAAGGCTATGAGGCAGATCCGGCGGATCCGGCCGATCAGGTATCTTCTGACTATGGTTCGCCCCCGGGAAAGAAAAAGGCAGAGGTGACAACTGCAGACGCGGAAGAATTCGGACCCGGAGCAGGCTCTGCCGAACGTAATATACTGGGGGGACTTGTTGAAGCAAAGCACGGAAGTGAACTGGAGCTCTGGTTGATAAATGACAGCAGCCTTATGGTGTTCTATACACTTCTGAGGAAAGATGATCCGTCCTGGCTGAATATCGCATCAGGCAACCTGGACCCCGAAACCAAGATCCGGGTGTGCACTTTCAGCAGGGAGGAGGTGAACTCATTCATCACTCTGAAGTTCCAGGCACTTTTTTACATGGAAGGCATTTATGATCCCGTATCACCGTCACAGGCAGATCTGCGACTTGATCCCGTCGATATCTATTCGGACGGCAGCTTTACGATAAACGATTTTTTTGAGGAGAATGCGCGGATACTCCCGGTTATCTCAGATCAATATGACCGGGAGGTCAGGAAAGCAAGAGAACAGGAGATAAGCAGGCTCATTGCCGGTAAAGTGGAAACGGACAGTAAGGATAAGGATAGCAGAAAGAAGAAGACAGCCGCCGATCCACTTGTTGAAGAGGTGGATCTCCATATAGGGGAACTTCTGGAGGATCACAGCTCCCTGTCCGGGAAAGAGACCCTTGATATCCAGATGGCCCGCTTTACCACGGCACTTGAGGGAGCATTGCGTGGCAAAACCAGAAGGATAGTCTTTATACACGGAATAGGGCAGGGGAAGCTGAAATATGAGATCAGGAAAACGCTTGATAAGAAATACCCTAAGCTTCGTTACCAGGATGCCTCGTTTAAGGAGTACGGGTACGGGGCCACAATGATCATCATCAGAAAATAATTATCTGTTCAGGCTCCGGCCGGCACTACCGGGAATCCAACATGAGCATCTGTCCAGGGCTAAGGCCGGCAGTAACCGGGATCAGCGGAATATCTGATAAGGGTTTGCGGACTGTACCGGAGGTCCATAAATCATTCCGGCACAATATTTGACATGATCGGTTGATTGTCAGACACTTTTTTGTAATTTTGCCGTGCAGGTCATGCAATTGATTGTGTGATCCAGGTGTTATTATCAAAATCAGCAGGCCGTTCCATCGCCTTCCGCCACAGGCGGGGGGAGGAAAGTCCGGGCAGCAAAGGGCATCATGCTTCCTAACGGGAAGATACCTGTGAGGGTATGGTAACGGAGAAGAAAAAAACCGCCCCGCATGCCGGGGTAAGGGTGAGAAGGTGAGGTAAGAGCTCACCGGTCCGTCTGGCGACAGGCGGAGCCGTCCGTTCCGTGAGCTGTAAGGCCATGTATATTCCGGGTTTTCTGTTAATTCAGAAAAGCAGGGCTGCCCGTCCTGCATTCCCCGAAGGGGATGACCGGAAGGGGTAGGCCGCAAGAGGCAGCCGGTGACGGCTGTCCCAGACAGATGATGGAAGTCCCCGATAGGGGATACAGAACCCGGCTTACAGGCCTGCTGACTTTTTATAACCGTCAGAATGATGCTAACGGTCCGGTTTGACGGGCACCTCCGAGAGTTTCATTTCAGGTATCCTTATCCGCGAAAGCGCCCATGCTATAAGCAGACCGCTCACCATCTGCCAGATACCCCACCAGGCAGCCATGAAGGCCATGCCACCGTTGCCATGGAAAATATTGAATATCAGTACAAGTGCCAGTCCGCTATTCTGAATACCGGTCTCAATGCTGAGTGTCCGCCGGTCCGCTTTGTGCACCCGGGCCACCGTGCCGACCATGTAGCCGGTTGAAAGTGTTTGCACGTTCAGCAGGAAGACCAGCAGTCCGATCGGAAATATGACATATGTAAAGTGTTCCAGGTTTGAAATGAGGGCACCGAAAATAAAGGAGAGATAGAGCAGGATAGATGTGATCTTGATCCTTTTCATGTTCTTTTCTGCAAACTTCGGGAACTTATGTGCAAACAGCATCCCCGCGATTAGCGGTATACCCAGGAGGATGAACACAGTCCTGGCCATCTCGAGGAAGTCTATCTGGATAGGAATATTCAGGTGGCCGGCCTGCTGATAGTAACGAACATACATCCCTCCCCAGAATGCGAAGTTGAAAGGGGTGAAAAACGTGGCTGACAATGTTGCAAAAGCAGTAAGCCCCACAGAAAGGGCTATGTTGGCTTTCGCCAGTGCCGAGATAAAATTAGAGATGTTTCCCCCCGGGCATGCCGCGATCAGGATCATGCCCATTGCCACCGACGGGGGCGGATTGAGCATTATGACAAGGGCAAAGGTGAGTGCGGGCAGAAGCAGGAACTGTGAAACAATACCCAGGATGGCCGATTTGGGATAAAGAAATATCTTTCTGAAGTTTTCTATCTTTATCTCCATTGCGACCCCGAACATAATACAGGCCAGTGTTATATTCATATAGAGCAGTCCCCCCTCCGAAAAGTTCAGCCTTATGCTGTCAATTGCGGCCAGTGATTCGAACATATCACACGGTGTTGGTTTCCCGGTAAATATAAACCGCTTTTTTCGAATTGTACCATGCTGACGGTCCATATCGGGTAAGGAACTGTTGATAAATTGTCACTTTTTGTGAAATTTTGACACTGCCGGGCACTTTGGCAGGTTTTATGTTTAGCGGAATTACTGTATTTTTGGGGTCAGTCTGTTAATCGGTTAACAAATTTTAAAAATTTTTACCATAATAACATTTTCCTCACCGGCGTTAATTTCCAAATTCAGGACCGCTGCTATCATGAAAAACTATTAAATTAACAATTTATGCAGGAAACAATTGACATTAAAGAGCTTAACGAGCGGATCAGACAGGAGAGCTCTTTCATCGATGCCATCAACAACGAGTTGTCAAAGGTGATAGTGGGGCAGAAGCATCTGACCGACAGTATGCTGATAGGACTGTTGTCTGACGGGCACATACTTATCGAAGGGGTGCCCGGACTTGCAAAGACCTTGTCCATAAGCACCCTTGCCGGCGTTATCAATGCCCGCTTCAACCGTGTCCAGTTCACTCCCGACCTGTTACCGGCCGACCTGACAGGAACCATGATCTACAGCCAGAAGAAAGAGGAGTTTCACGTAAGGAAAGGGCCCATATTTGCAAATTTCATCCTGGCCGATGAGATCAACAGGGCTCCTGCCAAGGTGCAGTCCGCCCTCCTCGAGGCTATGCAGGAACGCCAGGTTACAATAGGCTCGGATTCATTCAGGCTTGAGGAGCCATTCATGGTAATGGCAACGCAGAACCCTATTGAGCAGGAGGGTACCTATCCGCTTCCCGAGGCACAGGTAGACAGGTTCATGCTCAAGGTGGTCATAACCTACCCCACAAGGGCCGAGGAGACCATCATTATCAGGCAGAATCTGGCAGCCGAATTTCCAAAGCCAGAAAGGGTGCTGTCGCCCGGCGACATAATAAACGCCAGGAAAGTGGTCAAGGATGTATATATTGACGAGAAGATCGAGAAATACATACTTGATATAGTATTCTCCACAAGGTTCCCTACGGATTACCGGCTTGGAAAATTTGAGGCCATGATCAGCTACGGGGCCTCGCCCAGGGCCAGTATCAGCCTTGCGCGCGCCGCCAAAGCCTATGCATTTATCAGGCACCGCGGCTATGTCATTCCCGAAGATGTGAGGGCAGTGTGCCATGATGTGCTGAGGCACAGGATTGGTCTCAGCTATGAAGCTGAGGCGGAGAATATATTATCTGAAGATATAATTACCGAAATACTCAACACTGTTGAGGTACCCTGATTAGTCACCCAGTCAATGCGCATACTCCTGGCCATAATGTTTTTAAGCCTTACGGCGGAAATATCAGCTCAGATATTGCCGGGGATGAAGGACTCTGAGATTCAGGACTACCTGGCAGGGGCATACGAGGGATATGTCCTCAGGGATCCACCCAATGACGATGAGCTGAAATTCATGACCTTCGAGCACGTTTCGGGCGACATGACACTGCTGGTCTTCATGGACAGTGAAGGCAGGTGTACCTTTACCAGGCTGATGGTTGACATCGATTACCTTGATGATATGACCGGGAGGTATGACGTGGACTATGAAAACCGGGGAGATAACCGCTGGATTGCGCGAACAAGGGGAGAGACCTTCATGCTGACACTGGAGGAGGGTGACTGGATGTTTACGGTAACTGTAAGAAAAGCTGACCCTGAGTTATGAGGGTAGGGTTCGCATATTGCAGGTTCAAAGAGTAATATGAAAAATGGAAGCCAGGGAACTGCTTAAAAAGGTAAGGAAGATCGAGATAAAGTCGCGTGGACTCTCACGGGATATCTTTGCCGGCCATTACCATTCGGCCTTTAAGGGAAGAGGCATGGCATTCAGTGAGGTGCGGGAGTACCAG encodes the following:
- a CDS encoding ATPase, which encodes MQETIDIKELNERIRQESSFIDAINNELSKVIVGQKHLTDSMLIGLLSDGHILIEGVPGLAKTLSISTLAGVINARFNRVQFTPDLLPADLTGTMIYSQKKEEFHVRKGPIFANFILADEINRAPAKVQSALLEAMQERQVTIGSDSFRLEEPFMVMATQNPIEQEGTYPLPEAQVDRFMLKVVITYPTRAEETIIIRQNLAAEFPKPERVLSPGDIINARKVVKDVYIDEKIEKYILDIVFSTRFPTDYRLGKFEAMISYGASPRASISLARAAKAYAFIRHRGYVIPEDVRAVCHDVLRHRIGLSYEAEAENILSEDIITEILNTVEVP
- a CDS encoding S-adenosylmethionine:tRNA ribosyltransferase-isomerase, which translates into the protein MHLSPGDIRMEDYTYDLPAARIAKYPLKDRSASRLLLYDNGAITHLPFRGIAKLAKNGGLMVFNNTRVIQARIIMYKSTGSRIEIFLLEPLEPSLYTEAFLAGPGCRWKCMIGNKKRWKGGHLEKEVIIEGAAAVLKALMVKDHGGWQEIEFRWKPEALGFGAIIDGAGLTPVPPYLGRDSEAGDKNWYQTVYSRHEGSVAAPTAGLHFTGEILDEIRRSGSATGEITLHVGAGTFAPVKSPTAEGHTMHEEHFTASGEIIRRILQNHGAVTAVGTTTVRTLESLYWLGVKCLHNSKTNIEPRCNHGPSEADDISLGQWEYLDLPGDVTVTEAMNALLNKMANEGNDLLKARTELMIVPGYRFRLTDRMMTNFHQPGSTLLLLVAAFIGNDWRRVYEYALNNNFRFLSYGDTALLIPAKKKNPAEMI
- a CDS encoding N-acetylmuramoyl-L-alanine amidase translates to MVSPLQAVSDGAYRLRTVVIDPGHGGRDPGALGRRSREKDIVLAVSLKLGEYINQHLPDVNVIYTRSTDEFVELHRRAEIANRNNADLFISIHANANTNRTVRGTDTFVMGHHTSKENLEVAMKENAAILLEDDYDEQYEGFDPNSSESYIIFSLMQNTYLSQSLDFASYVQGQFRERVGRVDRGVRQAGFLVLWQTTMPSVLIEVGFISNEEEERFLMSEQGQAYIASAIFRAFRDYKVSIERKSDALYAAGGGNINRNGRRDSRVAGAASGNSGTVAENSADIASVDSEQEAKEMERQETVPKTGEGDEVVFKVQVGSSRNKIPLDSDFFGGIEDVEVFESGGLFRYVVGASATLEDAAELRTKLQQIFPDAFIVAVSEGRLVSLQEVLNRD
- a CDS encoding MCE family protein, with protein sequence MTVKLSKEAKVGLLVIITLAFFIWGYGFLKGKNVFSPTNDYYALYDRVGGLMESGHVMLSGHRVGYVDDIRFTGGQRYLQVRLSIDRKIELPEGTVARIINSDFMGTKAVDLIMGESSERHNPGDTLRSEVEPDLVEGLLRQVEPVRDKAESMLASVDSVFVIMRSILDKDVQESISEGVINAGDAIAGLKRSVSTLEGMLTDQENRFGNIMSNLEYISDNFVSVSDSLAQSDLLTAVSNVNNVLEELNHVMKRLNRGEGTAGKLLADEELYNNLESAARNLDQLVIDLREHPGRYVHFSIFGRKRE
- the dnaA gene encoding chromosomal replication initiator protein DnaA; the encoded protein is MDSNHVAIWNNCLKVIRDNVPSISFRTWFEPIVPLKIDHNVLTIQVPSPFFYEYLEEQYIDILSKTLRKELGNDAKLEYNVVMENNGFSDIKPYTVRFPGRSKSEPRNKPVTIPLDDGENTIKNPFIIPGIKKLHVDPQLCPDKTFSNFVEGDCNRLARSAGLAVAAKPGGTAFNPLFLYSDNGLGKTHLAQAVGIEVKEKFPDKTVLYVDANKFSNQFVEAIRNNNRNDFLHFYQMIDVLIIDDVHDFAGKEKTQDIFFHIFNHLHQSGKQLILTSDKPPVELQGMEQRLLSRFKWGLSADMQSPGFETRIAILKQKVYNDGIDIPEDVIETLATHITTNIRELEGALINLLAQSTLNRREINNELARQVIDRLVRNSKREISIQYIQKVVCDYFNIQLDQLQVKTRKREIVQARQVAMFFSKSLTKSSLATIGSQIGGKDHATVLHACKTVNNLMETDKRFMHCIQEIEKKLKV
- a CDS encoding DUF2027 domain-containing protein — protein: MISEGDRVKFLNDTGGGVVISLDDPKMAIVLIDEGFEVPVPVSELIPVPGESSGKYSSQNTGPGTGSRSGKGIPARDAFDVDGDQYDEDEEDKVDEVIQAAQGYEADPADPADQVSSDYGSPPGKKKAEVTTADAEEFGPGAGSAERNILGGLVEAKHGSELELWLINDSSLMVFYTLLRKDDPSWLNIASGNLDPETKIRVCTFSREEVNSFITLKFQALFYMEGIYDPVSPSQADLRLDPVDIYSDGSFTINDFFEENARILPVISDQYDREVRKAREQEISRLIAGKVETDSKDKDSRKKKTAADPLVEEVDLHIGELLEDHSSLSGKETLDIQMARFTTALEGALRGKTRRIVFIHGIGQGKLKYEIRKTLDKKYPKLRYQDASFKEYGYGATMIIIRK
- a CDS encoding bile acid:sodium symporter family protein codes for the protein MFESLAAIDSIRLNFSEGGLLYMNITLACIMFGVAMEIKIENFRKIFLYPKSAILGIVSQFLLLPALTFALVIMLNPPPSVAMGMILIAACPGGNISNFISALAKANIALSVGLTAFATLSATFFTPFNFAFWGGMYVRYYQQAGHLNIPIQIDFLEMARTVFILLGIPLIAGMLFAHKFPKFAEKNMKRIKITSILLYLSFIFGALISNLEHFTYVIFPIGLLVFLLNVQTLSTGYMVGTVARVHKADRRTLSIETGIQNSGLALVLIFNIFHGNGGMAFMAAWWGIWQMVSGLLIAWALSRIRIPEMKLSEVPVKPDR